The Penicillium digitatum chromosome 6, complete sequence genome has a window encoding:
- a CDS encoding Alpha-ketoglutarate-dependent taurine dioxygenase — MAPALTETVSLRAPPVSLPLKADSGYNKENLIGYKIEKEREIKGTDKVPPLSYPEYLPVWDNETERYPPLELFEHYDHGKDADPSFPDLLPKGQVEIDHITPYIGSEIHGVQLSQLSDKGKDQLALYVAQRRVVAFRDQDFASRPIQEVVDYAGYFGRHHIHQTSGAPKGFPEIHLVFRGAEDRMGETFLKQRTNTITWHSDITFEKQPPGTTFLYTLDGPTSGGDTLFADMVQAYKRLSPGFQERLHGLKAVHSGLEQINASLNRGGIARRDPVTSEHPIVRTHPVTGEKALYVNPQFTRYIVGYKKEESDNLLKFLYDHIALSQDIQARIRWRAGTVVVWDNRVVCHSAVFDWEDGQRRHVARLTPQAEPPYETPFDG; from the exons ATGGCTCCCGCCCTCACTGAAACAGTCAGCCTTCGGGCCCCGCCTGTTTCCCTCCCGCTGAAGGCAGACAGTGGCTACAACAAGGAAAACTTGATCGGATACAAGATCGAAAAGGAGCGGGAAATCAAAGGCACGGACAAGGTACCGCCTTTATCCTATCCGGAGTATCTGCCCGTTTGGGATAACGAGACAGAAAG ATATCCACCACTGGAGCTCTTCGAGCACTATGACCACGGCAAAGATGCCGACCCTTCTTTCCCAGACCTGCTACCTAAGGGCCAAGTCGAGATCGACCATATCACTCCCTACATTGGCTCTGAGATCCATGGTGTGCAACTAAGCCAACTTTCGGATAAGGGCAAGGATCAATTAGCCCTCTATGTTGCACAGCGACGAGTGGTCG CCTTCCGCGACCAGGACTTTGCGTCCCGTCCAATTCAAGAAGTTGTCGACTATGCCGGCTACTTTGGCCGACACCACATTCACCAGACCTCGGGGGCCCCCAAGGGGTTCCCAGAGATCCACCTTGTCTTTCGCGGTGCTGAAGACCGCATGGGCGAGACCTTCCTGAAGCAGCGCACCAACACGATCACATGGCACTCTGATATCACCTTCGAGAAGCAGCCCCCCGGCACAACTTTCTTGTACACCCTTGACGGCCCCACCAGTGGTGGGGACACCCTGTTCGCCGACATGGTCCAGGCATACAAGCGCCTGTCGCCTGGCTTCCAGGAACGACTCCACGGATTGAAGGCCGTACACTCCGGCCTCGAGCAGATTAATGCTAGTTTGAATCGTGGCGGCATTGCCCGCCGTGATCCTGTTACATCAGAGCATCCCATTGTTCGGACTCACCCGGTAACCGGCGAAAAGGCACTTTACGTGAACCCTCAGT TCACCCGTTACATTGTTGGATACAAAAAAGAGGAATCAGACAACCTCCTCAAGTTCCTGTACGACCACATCGCCTTGTCGCAGGACATTCAGGCTCGTATTCGCTGGAGGGCTGGTACCGTCGTTGTCTGGGAT AACCGCGTGGTATGCCATTCTGCCGTTTTCGACTGGGAGGATGGCCAGCGCCGACACGTCGCTCGTCTCACACCCCAGGCTGAGCCTCCCTATGAGACACCCTTTGATGGATAG